Proteins from a single region of Hydra vulgaris chromosome 12, alternate assembly HydraT2T_AEP:
- the LOC136088979 gene encoding uncharacterized protein LOC136088979 isoform X1, with protein MPKCDRSLFMREFMKEKRDAKKRIKYLLEECNIIGRGNCVYLDSDIQKIFEVSGDVHSDILMFLMTLPENKFCLSKVESNYGDVDDIAVENSLYSSIDTLTSTRDFLYKWSLKYCIKDDALNALLFHLNKFTPSTPKCRQTLQKSLQKVNVLYVSGSDYIYLGVESAIDYYISTVGNKEKLDLIVSIDGAPMYNSKKTSIWPILITTHRKGSNAVAIWYGQEKPNNLDENFEDFILEMKKLQTNGYKQLQVTIKAFVSDVAARAFVKCIIGHSGYHSCERYMAVGKQKRGVRLLETTALLCTDMAFKNNLYKEEGHQLKSLSPLVQLNFPMVTGFPLNYMHLIFLGVVKKLLINWCKGAQSIRINQSVKDSISNELINLRSYTPSNFQHQHFKTTLFK; from the coding sequence atgcctAAATGTGACAGAAGCCTATTCATGAGAgaatttatgaaagaaaaacGAGAtgctaaaaaaagaataaaatatctTCTGGAAGAGTGCAATATTATTGGTAGAGGGAATTGTGTTTATCTAGATTCAGACattcaaaagatttttgaagTTTCTGGAGATGTGCACAGCGatatattgatgtttttaatgactttgcctgaaaataaattttgtttaagtaaaGTTGAATCTAATTATGGTGATGTTGACGACATTGCAGTTGAAAATAGTTTATACAGTAGTATTGATACTCTAACTTCAAcaagagattttttatataagtggTCATTAAAATACTGTATAAAAGATGATGCTTTAAATGCACTTTTATttcacttaaataaatttactccaTCTACACCAAAATGCAGGCAGACATTACAAAAATCTCttcaaaaagttaatgttttgtATGTCAGTGGAAGTGATTATATATATCTTGGAGTTGAAAGTgcaattgattattatatatcaacAGTTGGAAATAAGGAAAAGCTTGATCTAATTGTAAGTATTGATGGTGCACCTATGTACAATAGTAAAAAGACTTCCATTTGGCCTATACTAATTACAACTCACAGAAAAGGATCAAATGCTGTTGCAATTTGGTATGGTCAGGAAAAACCAAACAATTTGGATGAGAACTTTGAAGATTTTATTcttgaaatgaaaaaattgcaAACTAATGGGTATAAACAGCTGCAGGTGACTATTAAAGCTTTTGTTTCTGATGTGGCTGCAAGAGCATTTGTTAAATGCATTATAGGGCATAGTGGCTACCACAGCTGTGAAAGATATATGGCAGTTGGCAAACAAAAACGTGGTGTAAGATTATTGGAAACAACTGCTTTACTTTGTACTGACAtggcttttaaaaataatttgtataaagaaGAAGGTCATCAACTTAAGAGTCTTTCTCCGCTTGTTCAGTTAAATTTCCCAATGGTAACTGGATTCCCATTGAACTATATGCACCTTATATTTCTTGGGGTAGTTAAAAAACTTCTAATAAACTGGTGCAAAGGTGCCCAATCTATTAGAATAAATCAATCTGTTAAAGACAGTATTTCAAATGAACTCATAAATTTGCGAAGTTATACACCATCCAATTTTCAACATCAACATTTCAAGACCACGCTCTTTAAATGA